In the Flavisolibacter tropicus genome, one interval contains:
- a CDS encoding vWA domain-containing protein: MKTKTFSFLLLLSAFWGLVAFTHSTASSFSNTINGVDTFPFIASLKEFKGKTITSSHGAVMFSSGLHNDYFIADSLNKIGYLYVETKLGAFVNQNAERLPLNISIVIDRSGSMAGAKMKYAKEAAKTIIDKLTAEDYVSIVIYDHEVTLIQPAVHPLLKDSIKKKIEAIEERGSTNLWGGSEKGYEQVKSSFKPSFVNRVLLISDGLANSGLTNSRIIQNKVRQYKDEEGITLSTFGVGLDYNEVLMTDMAESGSGNYYFINDLDKMASILENEINGLSKIAAKDATLTISIPAGIDVLKVYAYKADVKGNTITIKFRDLFANDTKGVLIQFLRRSDTGMPYVFTSKLGFTDVKTGSVEQLENKNIFQTTLLKDELITHYNRAVLEQTVLFQSNEALEKAMLEADKELYEGARQSLKRNEAYLSLHQPLVKTSTELQKMDSANRAYYNQLLQAEQMNADTIKLMQKANRAASYKIRAKKS; this comes from the coding sequence ATGAAAACAAAGACCTTCTCCTTTTTATTGTTGCTATCTGCCTTTTGGGGGTTAGTTGCATTTACTCACTCAACAGCATCGTCATTTTCTAATACTATCAATGGAGTTGATACTTTTCCTTTTATAGCCAGCCTGAAAGAATTTAAAGGTAAAACCATTACTTCCTCTCATGGGGCTGTTATGTTTTCAAGTGGCTTACACAATGATTACTTTATTGCCGATTCTCTAAACAAGATTGGATACCTGTATGTAGAAACAAAGCTGGGTGCATTTGTTAACCAAAATGCCGAACGGCTGCCTTTAAACATATCTATAGTTATAGACAGAAGTGGCTCAATGGCTGGCGCTAAAATGAAATATGCTAAAGAGGCAGCAAAGACGATTATTGATAAGTTGACTGCAGAAGACTATGTATCTATAGTTATATATGATCATGAAGTAACATTGATTCAACCTGCTGTACATCCTCTTTTAAAAGACTCCATTAAAAAGAAGATTGAAGCTATAGAGGAACGCGGATCTACTAACCTTTGGGGGGGCAGTGAAAAGGGATATGAGCAAGTGAAAAGCAGCTTTAAACCATCTTTCGTCAACCGGGTATTGTTAATCAGTGATGGATTAGCCAATAGCGGGCTCACTAATTCAAGGATCATACAAAACAAAGTGCGTCAATATAAAGATGAAGAAGGAATCACCTTATCCACGTTTGGTGTAGGTCTGGATTATAACGAAGTGTTGATGACTGACATGGCAGAAAGCGGATCGGGGAATTATTATTTTATTAATGACTTAGATAAAATGGCTTCCATCTTGGAAAATGAGATCAATGGATTGTCCAAAATTGCAGCTAAGGATGCCACACTAACTATTTCTATTCCTGCCGGCATTGATGTGCTGAAAGTATATGCCTATAAAGCCGACGTAAAAGGGAATACAATAACCATAAAGTTTCGTGACCTTTTTGCTAATGACACGAAAGGAGTTTTGATCCAATTTCTGCGTCGCAGTGATACGGGTATGCCATATGTCTTTACATCCAAGCTGGGTTTTACAGATGTAAAAACAGGCTCAGTTGAACAACTAGAAAATAAAAATATCTTTCAAACCACGCTACTGAAAGATGAGCTAATCACTCACTATAATAGAGCTGTCCTGGAGCAAACGGTATTGTTTCAATCCAATGAAGCATTGGAAAAAGCCATGTTGGAGGCGGATAAAGAGTTGTATGAAGGAGCCCGGCAGTCATTAAAAAGGAATGAAGCTTATCTCTCACTTCATCAGCCGCTGGTTAAAACCTCAACAGAATTGCAGAAAATGGACTCAGCCAATAGAGCTTATTATAATCAGTTATTGCAGGCAGAGCAAATGAATGCGGATACTATAAAGCTTATGCAGAAGGCAAATAGAGCAGCTTCTTATAAAATACGAGCAAAAAAGAGCTAG